In Candidatus Chlorohelix allophototropha, one DNA window encodes the following:
- a CDS encoding sugar ABC transporter substrate-binding protein, with translation MKGLNYKAIKLLIIGLLLALVLTACSNDTPTPAPTTTTTITNTSAPVITATTSAVTAATATTVAVTPTVSVVDATLKTDLVIWADVPIGSEQFLREQITRFGKMYPGVKVTLSIMAGDELLYQAESLAGAGKAPDLIIAPADYVTDLNNLKLLQPADKVLDKSLLDSFVTNALEGSKSNGTQWGVPFNYGGAVVLLYNKKLVEKAPATIDEMVKKASAINEANNPSDPKKERVVGISVDVNEPYWFNAWVVGFGGSLMASNNQPTLDSPAVVNALKFTHDLVYKDKLANPNFEPTMNQIEYAFRDGRLGMMITGDWAIADYSSPATSGKASQVDDSKLELGVAPLPKNDTTGKLPASYNNGRAYFFGAKATGDRLKASKLFVEYMAQPQQQADLMATTHLMAVTKTAVNSDTVKKDPLWSNWLETLDNSKPQPNAQEMRAVWDAVRPNLQAVVADTLKPEDAAKQMQQSALDKIKLLSATK, from the coding sequence ATGAAAGGTTTAAACTATAAAGCTATAAAGCTGCTAATTATCGGGCTGCTGTTAGCTCTTGTGCTGACAGCATGCAGCAACGATACGCCCACGCCTGCCCCCACTACTACCACGACCATTACCAATACCTCTGCGCCTGTTATTACAGCCACAACCAGCGCTGTTACAGCAGCTACAGCAACCACAGTGGCGGTTACACCAACCGTTTCGGTGGTTGACGCTACCCTTAAAACCGATTTGGTAATTTGGGCTGATGTTCCCATAGGTTCGGAACAATTCTTACGGGAGCAAATAACACGCTTTGGCAAAATGTATCCCGGCGTTAAAGTAACCTTGTCGATTATGGCAGGAGATGAATTGTTGTATCAGGCTGAAAGTTTGGCAGGTGCGGGGAAAGCCCCCGACCTTATCATTGCCCCTGCCGATTATGTTACCGATTTGAATAACCTAAAATTATTGCAACCTGCCGATAAGGTGCTGGATAAAAGCCTACTAGATAGCTTTGTAACCAATGCTCTGGAAGGTAGCAAGAGTAATGGTACTCAATGGGGCGTGCCTTTCAACTACGGTGGCGCGGTAGTATTACTCTATAATAAGAAGTTGGTAGAGAAAGCGCCAGCCACCATTGATGAAATGGTAAAAAAAGCCAGCGCAATTAATGAAGCTAACAACCCTTCTGACCCTAAAAAAGAGCGCGTGGTCGGCATTTCGGTGGACGTCAACGAGCCTTATTGGTTTAACGCATGGGTCGTTGGTTTTGGCGGCAGCCTCATGGCTAGCAATAACCAACCCACTTTGGACAGTCCCGCAGTAGTAAACGCTCTCAAGTTCACCCATGACCTAGTTTATAAAGATAAGCTCGCAAATCCTAACTTCGAGCCTACCATGAACCAGATAGAATATGCCTTCCGGGATGGACGATTGGGTATGATGATTACAGGTGATTGGGCTATTGCCGATTATTCCAGCCCGGCTACTTCTGGAAAAGCTTCACAGGTCGATGATTCTAAACTTGAGCTAGGAGTTGCGCCCTTACCTAAAAATGATACCACCGGAAAACTTCCCGCTTCCTACAACAATGGGCGAGCCTATTTCTTCGGGGCTAAAGCTACCGGCGACCGCTTGAAAGCTTCCAAACTCTTCGTGGAATATATGGCGCAGCCGCAACAACAAGCTGATTTGATGGCTACTACGCACCTTATGGCAGTTACCAAAACGGCAGTAAACAGCGATACGGTCAAAAAAGACCCGTTGTGGAGCAATTGGTTGGAAACGTTGGATAACTCCAAACCTCAACCTAATGCGCAGGAAATGCGCGCCGTATGGGATGCGGTGCGTCCCAACCTGCAAGCAGTAGTAGCCGATACACTCAAACCGGAAGATGCCGCCAAGCAAATGCAGCAAAGTGCGCTGGATAAAATCAAACTTCTCTCCGCTACAAAATAA
- a CDS encoding DUF1501 domain-containing protein: protein MINRRNFVKSGGLMTLAGAMAPNFLAKTLHEVNLNSSSALSDKPRSLVVVQLGGGNDGLNTVVPYSDDIYYNLRPTLGIKPDEVLKLNENLGLHPAMKSFKTMWDNGQMALVRGVGYPNPNYSHFRSMEIWQSAQPDKPITNGWLGRYIETLYEQGKKAEADKIGIAIGDAGQGGGGTMAFWTSKTVVLSYNGSDRFNFKADPTTPKDVDSQLAAARKIYSIANSNATADYIRTAALDALNASQQLEKIANNYKPAITYPNNQFANRLKTVATLLNSDYGARIYFVPMESGFDTHFNQATTHERLLGILSDSLEAFYRDLEDHSLSDSVLTMTFSEFGRRVNENGSRGTDHGSAEPLFVMGGKNIIKGGLYGQQPNLSDLDNGNLKSSVDFRSVYSTILKRWINTDPANIVGGAFPLLDFLK, encoded by the coding sequence ATGATTAACCGAAGAAATTTTGTAAAATCAGGCGGATTGATGACACTTGCCGGGGCAATGGCTCCCAACTTTCTGGCTAAAACTTTGCATGAAGTGAATCTGAATAGCAGCAGCGCCTTGTCGGATAAGCCACGCTCATTGGTGGTAGTGCAATTGGGTGGTGGAAACGATGGTTTGAATACTGTTGTACCCTACAGCGACGATATTTATTACAACTTGCGCCCTACTCTTGGAATCAAACCGGACGAAGTTTTGAAGTTGAACGAAAATTTGGGATTGCACCCTGCAATGAAAAGCTTCAAAACCATGTGGGATAACGGGCAAATGGCGCTAGTGCGTGGAGTGGGCTATCCCAACCCCAACTATTCGCACTTTCGCTCAATGGAAATCTGGCAATCGGCGCAACCTGATAAGCCAATCACCAATGGTTGGCTGGGGCGTTATATCGAAACGTTATATGAGCAAGGCAAAAAGGCAGAAGCTGACAAAATCGGGATTGCAATCGGGGATGCCGGACAAGGCGGGGGCGGTACGATGGCTTTCTGGACTTCCAAAACGGTAGTTTTGAGCTACAACGGTAGCGACCGTTTCAACTTCAAAGCCGACCCTACCACTCCCAAGGATGTGGATTCACAGTTAGCAGCAGCCCGAAAAATATACAGCATCGCCAACAGTAACGCGACGGCAGATTATATTCGCACTGCCGCGTTAGATGCGCTAAATGCTAGCCAGCAGCTTGAGAAAATTGCCAATAACTACAAACCCGCTATTACCTATCCCAATAATCAATTCGCCAATCGCCTGAAAACGGTAGCGACCCTTCTAAATAGCGATTACGGGGCTAGAATCTATTTTGTACCGATGGAAAGTGGTTTCGATACCCATTTTAATCAGGCAACCACCCACGAACGCTTATTAGGCATTCTCAGCGATAGTCTGGAAGCATTTTACCGCGATTTAGAGGATCACAGCCTCTCGGATAGCGTATTGACTATGACCTTCAGCGAGTTTGGCAGGCGCGTAAATGAGAACGGCAGTCGCGGTACCGATCATGGTAGCGCCGAACCGTTGTTTGTGATGGGTGGCAAAAATATCATCAAGGGCGGTTTGTACGGGCAGCAACCTAACCTGTCCGATTTGGACAATGGTAACTTGAAGTCGAGCGTTGACTTCCGCTCGGTCTATTCCACCATCTTAAAACGGTGGATAAATACCGACCCTGCCAATATCGTGGGCGGCGCTTTCCCGCTGCTGGATTTTTTGAAGTAG
- a CDS encoding DUF1800 domain-containing protein yields MSSNPLDNPQVRAAHLLRRAGFGGTPVEIEAYAALNYKDAVEKLLTFKYDGNLAFNLERKLQDADYSATLQDLGYWWLLTMLRTRQPLQEKMTLFWHGHFTTSYSKVNRPVSLLTQNQLYRDNALGNFRELVKKVSRDPAMIEYLDGQSNRKGKPNENYARELMELFTIGIGNYTEQDVREAARAFTGWGYRGRSYFYDPKQHDDINKTFMGKSGNFNGDDIIDIILDRKETAQHIAGKLWSYFAYPNPEPALVTRLSEVFYNSKYDIKELMRAIFNAPEFLAEKAYRALVKNPTEYIVGTFRQIGTTGIEAQAARAAAAMGQTLFAPPSVKGWDGQLAWISSTYFFERINAANGLVTARGNQFNFDLYGTMQDKNLDSGEKVIDYYLNTLLDGQFQPTLKSALLDYTTDNGALNIADLKAGNGNPKSRAVDTKLRGSVHLILSSPDYMLK; encoded by the coding sequence ATGAGCAGTAACCCTTTAGATAACCCACAGGTACGCGCGGCACATTTGCTGAGACGAGCAGGTTTCGGCGGAACTCCTGTCGAAATAGAGGCTTATGCCGCGCTGAATTACAAAGATGCGGTTGAAAAGCTACTAACATTTAAATATGATGGAAACCTTGCTTTTAACCTTGAGCGTAAATTGCAAGATGCCGATTATTCGGCAACCCTTCAGGATTTGGGCTACTGGTGGTTGCTTACGATGTTACGCACGCGACAGCCATTACAAGAAAAAATGACTTTGTTTTGGCATGGGCATTTCACTACTTCCTATTCGAAAGTAAACCGTCCCGTTTCGCTCCTCACCCAAAATCAGCTATACCGAGATAATGCGCTTGGCAATTTTAGAGAACTGGTTAAAAAAGTATCGCGCGACCCGGCTATGATTGAATATTTGGATGGACAATCCAATCGCAAGGGCAAACCAAACGAAAATTATGCTCGCGAATTGATGGAACTTTTCACTATCGGCATTGGCAACTATACAGAGCAGGATGTACGCGAAGCAGCGCGCGCCTTTACCGGTTGGGGCTATCGGGGGCGCAGCTATTTTTACGATCCCAAACAACATGATGATATTAATAAAACTTTTATGGGCAAAAGCGGTAACTTCAACGGTGATGACATTATTGACATCATTCTGGATAGAAAAGAAACCGCGCAGCATATTGCGGGCAAGCTCTGGAGCTACTTCGCTTATCCCAATCCTGAACCCGCACTCGTAACCCGCTTAAGTGAAGTCTTTTACAACAGCAAATATGATATTAAAGAACTGATGCGCGCCATCTTCAATGCCCCTGAGTTTCTGGCTGAAAAAGCTTATCGGGCGCTGGTAAAAAATCCCACCGAATATATTGTCGGTACTTTTCGCCAGATTGGTACGACCGGTATTGAAGCACAAGCAGCGCGGGCAGCCGCAGCGATGGGTCAAACCCTGTTCGCACCCCCTTCTGTAAAAGGTTGGGACGGACAATTAGCCTGGATTAGCAGCACCTATTTTTTCGAGCGTATCAACGCTGCTAACGGATTAGTTACAGCACGCGGCAATCAGTTCAATTTCGACCTGTACGGCACGATGCAAGATAAAAACCTCGACTCCGGCGAGAAAGTAATTGATTACTATCTCAATACTTTGCTGGATGGGCAATTCCAGCCCACTCTAAAAAGCGCCCTGCTGGATTATACCACCGATAACGGCGCGTTAAACATTGCAGACCTGAAAGCGGGAAACGGCAACCCCAAATCTAGAGCAGTAGATACTAAATTACGGGGTTCGGTGCATCTCATCCTGTCGTCACCCGACTATATGCTGAAGTAA
- a CDS encoding acyl-CoA dehydrogenase family protein, with product MSDVDVDLDLSKDQIEIKAWAREFAEKEIRPVAAEYDETEKVPWDLINKAAKAGFFGYPYPEEYGGLGLTSILTKCVILEELAWGCAGVADIIGATHLAGTPMMKMGSPEQLKKWISIISNSDKANLAAYCLTEPEAGSDVANMRTSMRRDGDEYVINGRKCFITNGGIAEVYFVFATHDRSLRHKGISAFIIPAGTPGLSAGKKEKKLGTRCAHTGDVIFEDVRVPIENRFSEEGKGFLGAMRALEEARVTMAATALGVAQAAFDYALAYSKERKTFGQPIAKHQAIAFMLADMATQIAAARALTWQAARVADSGAPLNQIASMAKIMASDVAVKVTTDAVQIFGGYGYIRDYPVEKLMRDAKIKQIYEGTNQIQRTVIAKELIGRD from the coding sequence ATGTCTGATGTGGATGTGGATTTAGATTTAAGCAAAGATCAAATCGAAATCAAGGCGTGGGCGCGTGAGTTCGCCGAAAAAGAAATTCGCCCAGTAGCTGCCGAGTACGATGAAACCGAGAAAGTACCTTGGGACTTGATAAACAAGGCGGCTAAAGCGGGCTTTTTCGGGTATCCTTATCCAGAGGAGTACGGTGGGCTTGGCTTGACCAGTATCTTAACCAAGTGCGTTATTCTAGAAGAGTTGGCGTGGGGATGCGCCGGAGTAGCCGATATCATTGGAGCCACGCACCTTGCGGGTACGCCAATGATGAAAATGGGCAGCCCGGAACAGCTTAAAAAGTGGATTTCGATTATCAGCAACAGTGATAAAGCCAACCTTGCCGCCTATTGCCTTACCGAACCAGAAGCAGGCAGCGATGTAGCAAATATGCGTACCAGTATGCGCCGCGATGGGGACGAGTACGTTATTAACGGGCGCAAATGTTTTATCACTAACGGCGGTATAGCCGAAGTTTATTTCGTGTTCGCCACGCACGACCGCAGCCTACGTCACAAGGGTATTAGCGCCTTTATTATACCTGCCGGAACTCCCGGTTTGAGCGCAGGCAAAAAAGAGAAGAAGTTGGGAACTCGTTGCGCCCACACCGGGGATGTAATCTTCGAGGATGTGCGCGTCCCAATAGAGAACCGCTTCTCCGAAGAGGGTAAAGGCTTTTTGGGAGCGATGCGTGCTCTAGAAGAAGCTCGCGTGACTATGGCGGCAACCGCTTTGGGAGTGGCACAAGCGGCGTTTGATTATGCGCTGGCTTATTCCAAAGAGCGAAAAACCTTTGGGCAGCCGATTGCCAAACACCAAGCTATAGCTTTTATGCTGGCAGATATGGCAACCCAGATTGCTGCTGCCCGCGCTTTGACATGGCAAGCAGCCAGAGTAGCCGATAGCGGCGCGCCTCTAAACCAGATTGCCAGCATGGCGAAAATTATGGCAAGTGATGTAGCGGTGAAAGTTACCACCGATGCAGTACAAATTTTCGGTGGCTACGGCTATATTCGCGATTATCCGGTTGAAAAGTTGATGCGCGATGCCAAAATCAAGCAAATCTACGAAGGTACTAACCAGATTCAACGCACCGTTATCGCTAAAGAGCTAATCGGACGCGATTAA
- a CDS encoding enoyl-CoA hydratase/isomerase family protein, whose product MSYETILTERDEHVFIITLNRPDKLNAINATLRDEIVDALSSVRNDPEIRAIIIIGGPKAFAAGADISGFVEATNVDMFRTFGAGNMWDYTANMPQPTIAAISGFALGGGCELAMSCDFRIAAENAKFGQPEINIGVIPGAGGTQRLTRLVGMTKAKELVLLGEQIDAQEAYRIGLVNKIVPVDQLREEAITWAKKLSSKPPIGVMLAKAAINQGADMPIDTAILIERLAFANLFATEDQKEGAKAFVEKRKPDYKGK is encoded by the coding sequence ATGTCTTACGAGACAATTCTGACCGAGCGTGACGAACACGTTTTTATAATCACTCTCAATCGCCCTGACAAATTGAACGCTATAAATGCCACTTTGCGCGATGAGATAGTGGACGCGCTTTCTTCGGTGCGCAATGACCCTGAAATTCGGGCGATTATTATCATCGGTGGACCAAAAGCATTCGCCGCCGGAGCCGACATAAGCGGCTTTGTCGAAGCTACCAATGTGGATATGTTCAGAACCTTTGGCGCAGGCAATATGTGGGATTATACTGCTAACATGCCACAACCTACCATCGCGGCAATTTCGGGCTTTGCGCTTGGCGGTGGTTGCGAACTGGCAATGAGTTGTGATTTTCGGATTGCCGCTGAAAATGCAAAGTTCGGGCAACCCGAAATAAATATCGGCGTTATTCCCGGCGCTGGTGGTACGCAACGGCTCACTCGCTTGGTGGGAATGACCAAAGCCAAAGAACTGGTGTTGCTCGGTGAGCAAATTGATGCGCAGGAAGCCTACCGCATCGGGCTGGTAAACAAGATTGTCCCGGTGGATCAATTGCGAGAAGAAGCTATAACTTGGGCTAAGAAATTGTCCAGCAAGCCGCCGATTGGGGTAATGTTGGCAAAAGCCGCCATTAATCAAGGCGCAGATATGCCAATTGATACGGCGATTCTAATTGAAAGACTGGCTTTTGCCAACCTGTTCGCTACCGAAGATCAGAAAGAAGGCGCGAAAGCTTTCGTAGAAAAGCGCAAGCCTGATTATAAGGGTAAATAG
- a CDS encoding 3-hydroxyacyl-CoA dehydrogenase family protein, with amino-acid sequence MTSDQNGRSLTIEQVRRICVVGSGTMGSQIAQQCALNGYDVTLTDAIAPALDKALASNRALLQARVNKGKMTQEQCDEALSRVKAVTSLEEAAGDADFVIEAIFEDLGAKHELYRNLDKICPPHTILASNSSTIVISKIAEAIQRKDKACNMHFFHPVLVMQLVEVVKGPDTSDETIAVTMELTRRIGREPVLMQKEVFGFIVNYILSHMMEAAMSLYDGGYASFEDIDKAVKLGLNHPMGPFELADFSGLDVWNFVMLQRYKETGDERFKPPAFLEEMVKEGRHGRKAGRGFYEYNK; translated from the coding sequence ATGACAAGTGACCAGAATGGACGCAGCCTAACAATTGAACAGGTGCGCCGAATTTGCGTGGTAGGATCGGGTACGATGGGTTCCCAAATTGCCCAGCAGTGTGCTTTGAACGGTTATGATGTAACGTTGACCGATGCTATCGCCCCTGCATTAGATAAAGCCCTTGCCAGCAATCGCGCATTGCTACAAGCGAGAGTCAATAAGGGCAAAATGACCCAAGAACAGTGCGATGAAGCTTTATCAAGGGTTAAAGCCGTTACCAGTTTGGAAGAAGCCGCAGGTGATGCCGATTTCGTAATTGAAGCTATTTTCGAAGATTTGGGAGCTAAACACGAGCTTTACAGAAATCTCGATAAGATTTGCCCACCGCATACCATTCTTGCTTCTAATAGCAGCACCATAGTTATTAGCAAAATCGCCGAAGCAATCCAACGCAAGGATAAAGCTTGCAACATGCATTTTTTCCATCCGGTGCTGGTAATGCAACTGGTGGAAGTTGTCAAAGGACCTGATACCAGCGACGAAACTATCGCAGTTACAATGGAACTGACCCGCCGAATCGGGCGAGAGCCGGTACTGATGCAGAAAGAAGTGTTCGGCTTTATCGTCAATTATATCCTCTCGCATATGATGGAAGCGGCTATGAGTCTATATGACGGTGGCTATGCCTCTTTCGAAGATATTGATAAAGCTGTGAAATTGGGCTTGAATCATCCAATGGGACCTTTCGAACTGGCAGATTTTAGCGGGTTGGATGTTTGGAATTTCGTGATGTTGCAAAGGTATAAAGAAACCGGCGACGAGCGTTTCAAACCCCCTGCCTTTCTCGAAGAAATGGTCAAAGAGGGGCGGCATGGACGCAAAGCAGGACGAGGTTTCTACGAGTACAACAAGTAG
- the pstS gene encoding phosphate ABC transporter substrate-binding protein PstS yields MFSRTKSLNPKFLVALALTLVLALVLTACGDNTATPVPATTAAATTAAGTTTTAAATTAAATTAAATTAAGTTTTAAATTAAATTAAATSAAATAAASVTPPGGYKVTANVTLSGSGATFPDPAYQQWLKDFVAVNPSVKLTYTGVGSGAGRKSFFAGEVDFAGSDGYPTDAEITSYGKPILTIPMTLGAVVLAYNLDGVTTLKLSPDTIGAIYTGKVTKWNDAKIAAENAGVTLPDLAITLAVRQDDSGTSSVFSNWLAEVSPDFKALNAAGSTPKWEAAGLNPVKAPKNDGVTGLIKQTKGTLGYIESSYAQANNIPYALVKNPAGNYVNASVEAISAAALGGSVPDNLKLKVTQSADPKAYPIASTTWIIIPKEIASKDKADAVLRFLWWATQDSAPIETAKKLGYAPLPTAVQDKVRSTLLTVTSGGAPVLK; encoded by the coding sequence TTGTTTTCGAGAACCAAATCGTTGAACCCGAAATTTTTAGTGGCTCTAGCGCTTACCCTAGTATTAGCGCTGGTATTGACGGCTTGCGGTGACAATACTGCTACCCCCGTTCCTGCCACTACCGCTGCGGCTACCACTGCCGCCGGAACAACTACAACAGCAGCAGCTACCACTGCGGCTGCCACTACCGCTGCGGCTACCACTGCCGCCGGAACAACTACAACAGCAGCAGCTACCACTGCGGCTGCCACTACCGCCGCTGCTACCAGTGCAGCAGCTACCGCCGCCGCTTCTGTAACACCTCCGGGTGGCTACAAAGTTACCGCTAACGTCACTTTGAGTGGCTCAGGCGCTACTTTCCCTGATCCCGCCTATCAACAGTGGCTCAAAGATTTCGTAGCTGTTAACCCCAGCGTAAAATTAACTTACACCGGTGTCGGTAGCGGCGCTGGTCGTAAGAGCTTCTTTGCCGGTGAGGTTGATTTTGCCGGTTCCGATGGTTATCCTACCGATGCTGAAATCACCAGCTACGGCAAGCCCATTCTTACCATCCCGATGACTCTTGGTGCAGTAGTGCTGGCTTATAACCTCGATGGTGTTACTACTCTGAAGCTCAGCCCTGATACCATTGGCGCTATCTATACTGGTAAAGTCACCAAGTGGAATGATGCCAAGATTGCGGCTGAAAACGCTGGCGTAACCTTACCTGACCTAGCAATTACCCTTGCTGTTCGTCAGGATGACTCCGGTACTTCTTCAGTTTTCTCTAACTGGTTGGCAGAAGTTAGCCCTGATTTCAAGGCTTTGAACGCTGCCGGTAGCACTCCCAAGTGGGAAGCTGCTGGTCTTAACCCGGTAAAAGCTCCTAAGAACGACGGTGTAACCGGGCTAATCAAACAAACCAAAGGTACCCTTGGTTATATCGAATCTTCCTATGCTCAGGCTAACAATATCCCTTACGCTTTAGTCAAGAACCCTGCCGGCAACTATGTAAACGCCAGCGTGGAAGCGATTAGCGCCGCTGCGCTTGGTGGCAGCGTGCCGGATAACCTGAAGCTGAAGGTAACCCAGAGTGCCGATCCGAAAGCTTACCCTATTGCTTCGACCACCTGGATTATTATTCCAAAAGAAATTGCTTCTAAAGATAAAGCTGATGCAGTGCTACGCTTCTTGTGGTGGGCTACTCAGGATAGTGCCCCGATAGAAACTGCTAAGAAGCTCGGTTATGCTCCGCTGCCGACTGCGGTTCAGGATAAAGTTCGCTCAACTTTACTGACCGTAACCTCTGGCGGCGCCCCGGTTCTTAAGTAA
- the pstC gene encoding phosphate ABC transporter permease subunit PstC, whose amino-acid sequence MSVEAPLKPRKKSSSFISNPGDNVFVIITVIFALIVISLVIIFAVNLLTGSWDSIVKNGISYYTTIEWSITNDTYVFGALNFIYASLVTSVIALIIGGAISIGSAIFLAEYAPPWLRTPIAFMIELLAAIPSIIYGFWGVQILSPILGGPDGVEKFLSKVLGFLPMFGDKVTNTFGKDVNVSFSGRDIFCAGIILSIMIIPIVTSIARDVLRTVPDSQREGMLAMGATRWQAITKAVLPYGKGGIIGALILGLGRAIGETVAVAYLIGGASSFIGPNSSIFYSSETLPAKISNSYGEITKDTQSAIIQLGFTLFVITLVVNMIARAMVGSQVMRRPSTNQNSISNIFGQLGKWFGFFFFPLAIMVLSIYLSLAVSLIIVGIWTIVKALRFLEVRAATQGKPFPRPLALIGNPNKSYGFRKNSDKLMTVLISLASVIAIIPLASILILVTVKGLPIVFQDGFLTGNQRVSPYGIGHAILGTLIMTGLGAVIGIPVGILAGIYLSEFGRGRFANLVRYTADVLQGIPSIIMGIVVYTIVVQARWFSDPNLTSPYNGIAASIALGIMIVPIITRNTEEILKLVPNNIREAALALGIPRWQAVVTVIIPAAFSGVMTGIILGLARIAGETAPLLLTARGNSYLPDSLQQQYPAVTLYIFLQQNANKPEEIDRLWGAAFMLVLMIMVLTLGVRYLTRNKLGTRLSN is encoded by the coding sequence ATGTCAGTTGAAGCCCCGCTTAAACCCAGAAAGAAAAGCTCTTCGTTTATTTCAAATCCCGGGGATAATGTATTCGTCATTATAACGGTAATTTTCGCGCTGATTGTAATATCTCTGGTAATTATCTTCGCTGTGAATCTGTTGACTGGTTCATGGGATTCTATAGTCAAAAACGGTATCAGCTACTACACCACCATAGAATGGTCTATAACCAATGATACCTACGTTTTTGGAGCATTGAACTTTATTTATGCCTCGCTAGTTACCTCAGTTATCGCGTTAATAATTGGCGGCGCTATCAGTATCGGCTCGGCAATATTTCTAGCAGAGTATGCTCCTCCATGGCTTCGTACCCCTATCGCCTTTATGATCGAGTTGTTAGCAGCTATTCCCAGCATTATCTACGGTTTCTGGGGTGTGCAAATCTTGTCTCCGATTTTAGGGGGACCGGATGGGGTTGAAAAGTTTTTAAGCAAGGTACTCGGTTTTCTGCCGATGTTCGGGGATAAGGTAACCAATACCTTTGGTAAAGATGTAAACGTTTCCTTTAGCGGGCGTGATATTTTCTGCGCCGGGATAATTCTTTCGATTATGATTATCCCGATTGTAACTTCAATTGCGCGTGATGTGCTACGCACCGTTCCCGATAGCCAGCGTGAAGGTATGCTGGCGATGGGCGCAACCAGATGGCAGGCTATTACAAAGGCGGTTTTGCCTTATGGTAAAGGCGGGATTATCGGCGCATTGATACTGGGGTTAGGTCGCGCTATCGGCGAAACGGTGGCGGTAGCTTACCTTATCGGTGGCGCAAGCAGCTTCATCGGACCAAATAGTTCAATTTTTTACAGCAGTGAGACACTACCCGCCAAAATTTCCAATAGTTATGGTGAGATTACCAAAGATACCCAGTCAGCTATCATACAGTTAGGCTTTACCCTCTTTGTGATAACACTGGTTGTAAATATGATTGCGCGGGCAATGGTGGGTAGTCAGGTAATGCGCCGCCCTTCTACAAACCAAAACTCCATATCAAACATATTCGGTCAGCTTGGAAAGTGGTTTGGTTTCTTCTTCTTCCCTCTTGCCATAATGGTACTTTCGATATACTTATCTTTAGCAGTTTCTTTGATTATTGTGGGAATTTGGACAATCGTAAAAGCGCTACGGTTTCTGGAAGTTCGGGCTGCTACTCAAGGTAAGCCTTTTCCACGACCTTTAGCCTTGATAGGAAATCCGAATAAATCGTATGGTTTTCGCAAAAACAGCGATAAGTTAATGACCGTCCTGATTTCTCTCGCCTCAGTTATTGCCATAATTCCACTAGCCAGCATCTTGATATTGGTTACGGTCAAAGGTTTACCGATAGTTTTTCAGGATGGCTTCTTGACAGGTAATCAGCGTGTTTCCCCTTATGGTATAGGTCACGCTATTTTAGGTACTTTGATAATGACCGGATTGGGAGCAGTAATCGGCATACCGGTTGGTATCTTGGCAGGCATCTACCTTTCCGAGTTTGGTAGAGGGCGTTTCGCCAATCTGGTGCGATATACCGCAGACGTATTACAGGGTATTCCCAGTATAATTATGGGTATTGTGGTATATACAATTGTGGTTCAAGCGCGTTGGTTTAGCGATCCCAACCTAACCAGTCCTTATAATGGAATTGCTGCCAGTATTGCCCTAGGTATAATGATAGTACCGATTATTACTCGCAATACTGAGGAAATTCTAAAGCTAGTTCCTAATAATATCAGAGAAGCCGCGCTGGCATTGGGTATTCCTCGTTGGCAGGCAGTGGTTACAGTGATTATACCGGCAGCTTTTAGCGGGGTTATGACCGGTATTATCTTAGGTTTGGCGCGTATTGCCGGCGAAACCGCCCCGTTATTGCTAACTGCGCGTGGGAATAGTTACTTACCTGACTCGCTACAACAGCAATATCCCGCTGTAACCTTGTATATTTTCTTGCAGCAAAATGCCAATAAACCTGAAGAAATTGATAGACTTTGGGGCGCCGCGTTTATGCTGGTTTTGATGATTATGGTTTTAACTTTGGGTGTACGCTACCTGACCAGAAACAAGCTTGGCACACGTCTTTCCAACTAG